The sequence below is a genomic window from Alligator mississippiensis isolate rAllMis1 chromosome 16, rAllMis1, whole genome shotgun sequence.
GGATAATGAGCTCTGCTATAGCTTTTCCTTCCACACAGGACAAACCCAATTGCACACTAATTGCATAGATCATCACTGGGATTTGAGCTCAGGTTCTTCAGCACCAATGCACAGACTGCAACACTAGGTAACAGGGCAACACCATCAGCTGGTAGTTGCATGCACTCATTATTCTCTGGCTGATCAGCCCTTTGCTGCCAGGTGACCCGCAcagggcttggctctgccctgcactgctccacaCATAGTCAGTTAGGTCTGCACAAAAGGGCAGTGATGTGCTGCTGAATCTGAGTGGTAAGGACTCATGCCTGCTTTGTACCGGTGTGAAGGGCCAGGGAAGTCTGGGCAGTGAGTCAGCTGGGCCTGATTCTCACTTGCATAAGGGCCATGCTACACCCTTCTGGTTCTGCAAAGGGGCCCTGGGGTACAGGAGACCCAAGCTGTGCTGTCTTGCTTTTCTGATTTGTCAGCACAATCCGAGAACTCTGAAATCTCTCCTTGGCCTCCGTCTCCTGTTACTTTATCTCTCTGAGGCTTGCAGGCTTGTACCTAATTGCTGCTTAGTCATAGCCTGGGATTCCAAAAGTACATGGAAACACTGCACAACATGCTCCTGAACGGTGCATGTGCTCTGCACCATGGAGCAAATCCTTGCCAATGTGTCTTTCTTTTTCAGGGCAGCACCAGTAGCCCCCAGTCCTCATTTGTCCAAATGTCAGGTGAGTCTCTCTACTCAACAGTGCATTATTTGAGGGTGACAATCCAGTCCCATCTGTCCTACAAAAGGATGTTAAGATAATACCATGCAGGGCTGTGATGGAGACATTCACCGCTGAAGGTGAGCCATTGCAGGGTTAACCCAGAAAGGCAGCCTAATGTTGTTGAAACCCTTATATAAAGTCCCAAAGGGAGGGCAGAGCCAGCTTTCGGGGCAAGGGTGGCATCAGACCTAGGCACATTAGGGTCGGGTCTGGCTCTTGGTCTCTCTGGCTGGCAGTTCCCCAGCGGTCAAACAGGCCTAACGATGCTCCATGGCCTGTCTTTTCCAGCTAGGCTCCTGGGTCTTTGTTTCTTGGGCTTCTATGGAGGGGGCTTTAAAACCATTAACTCCCCCATGCCCAAAAGGGACATGAAAGCAGACTGATCCCCAATTTAGCAGTTTGCCTTACTGAGCAGGCACATGCTAGTGCAGTATACCCATAGTGGGTGTGCTACAGGGTACCCATTACCTAAACAAGGCATCCCTGAGTCTtacaggggagaagagggaggcaaGGTTTCTCATCTTTAGCAAGTTCTGGTGTTACTTGACCTGAGGCGGGAGGGAGGAGGTTATGCTGGGCTTTGGGAGCAATGCCAGCGTTGAAGATCAGGGGCTGAGGGCACTGGTTTAGGACAGGatcctcctgctctgggcagcggCTGCCTGCTTTGCCTgatggaggagtgggggagagggctgcGTGCATCAGCTCTGGGGCACTGTGCCTCACATTTAAACTGTGACCccttcctgctctccccacccgcAGGTTCCCCCACCATGTCTGGCTACTACGGGATGAGAAGACCATTTGCCTCCGAACTGGACTTCCACAGCACAAAGCAGCTCCCCAGCGAGGTCTATGCATCCCCGCTGGCAGCAAAGCCCTTCCCGGGAGACTCCTCTGCCGTCCAAGGGTACCCGCCATTGCTGGACCCCTACTTCAGCGACCAGTACGGGGACTATCGCACCCCGCCCGGCACCAGCTCCCTCTTTGGCACCTCCTcgctggccccactcctgccaccctTCCCCAATGACCAGGCACATTTCCTCATAGTGAGTGTTTGCACTGCTCCTGGCTGAGAGTGGGTGGGCCACGGGCTTCCTCCGGGGGAGCATGCACCGCGTTGGGGAGTATCTGGTATCAGCCACAGGCTGGAGACGAGGATGGATGGATATTAGTGAGACCCTTCCAGCTCCATGGGGGGGTTCAGCACCGGGACAGATTCTTGGGCTGGCGCAAGCAGGGAGGGTCCTGCCCGGATGAGATGTGACCGAGGGCCCCCCCATCCAGGCAGCAATAGCAGCCGGTGCTGCTTGATCCCTACCTCCTTCTGCCCAGCATGGGAGGCACTGACTTCTCCTGGGGCTACTCAGTCCTACTCCTTGCAGAAACAGCTGGTTGAAagtcctcctgcccctgcccaggcccccagctGCTGTGTGGCCTCTGTGAGCCCGTGTCCCACCCGCCCTCTTCAAACCACATCAAAATGTAGCACATGCTTAGCCTTGATGCCAGCCAGGGGATTGTGCGTGGGCGCTGAGCAAGCTGTGACTCTCTCCCCACATTTCTCACAGAGAGACTCCTGGGAGCAGACCATGCCGGACAGCCTCAACCCCCCGGACGTCACCTGTTCTGACTCCCTGCAGACGCTGTCGACCGCAACCAGCTGCCTCCCCCATGAGAGCAGCGGCGCTTCCCAATACAGGGGCTCGAGCTGGAGCTCCTCACTCCCTGGAGCCCAGTCTTACTCTCTGCACGCTTTGGAGGATGTCCACTATGCATCCGGGTACCCTGGCACCTCGCCCTACTCCTTCCCATCCTTTATGACTGTACCCAATGACCTGACTCCCAAGATGATCCATCTCTCGTCAGACGAGGTCTCCGATACCACCTCCCTTCACGACAACTCTTCGTGGGGCAAAGAAGATGGGAGTCCGGTCTGGGGAACGTATGAATGCAGGCGAACCTACTGAAGGAGGGCGCTGGCATGAAAGACAACTCAAACTGATGTACTGCTTGTAGGAACCTACCTGTAGTCGGTCATTCAGCGCTGAGGATAAGGGACTTCCTTAACAGGCCTGGAGGCAGGAGTGCTAGGAGGGGTTTCAGATGAAGGACAAGGCCCGTTTTTGAAGCAGCATGTTGCTTTCTGCTCTGTTTAACTATATCAGTGTCAGAGTTCCTGGGTACCTGATAAACAGGGTCCGTGATCCACTACCCACTTGAAGTCAATGGCATTTGTGAGCTCAGGCTTAGGCCCAATTTGGGAAAGGGGAAACCTTAAAGATCTGTGTGGTCATGGCATTCTCCGGAGAAATGGGGCTCGGGTGCTGCTTTGTAGTGCTGGTGACGCTGCGTCTGCAGGGACTCAGCAAAGAGGGCAGGGAGCCTTTCCAGGGCACTTCTGTCTTGCATAGTGCTCTCTAAGCAGACAGAGCCGTGACCTCCaaaccccactgccctggcctggGGGAGTGCTCTGGAGGGGGGTCACGAGGAGCTTTGTTCAGACATACTAGGCCATGACAAATAAACCGGTACAACCTAAACCCAAGTGCAGAGCACTGTTTAAGGGAGAGCTTGAGGCCTTGTGAAGGGCAGCCCGGCTTCTGTTGTTGTCTACCGACAGTGTGAACTGACTTCTGACAGGCCCAGCTACCCACTGCCATAGGCAATCACATAACAAGAGAGACGCCCCACTTCCAACAGCTGGAATGGTCCCCCAACACGTGAATGGTCAATGCATTTCCACCGGCCTTCACCTGGCTGCACAGACCAGGGCCCACCTTTCTCCCCAGGTCAGAGGCAAGAGCGCGTGGCAGGGAACCGGTCCTGCTCTGCCACCCAACAATGCGATGCACAGCCTCTTGCCAAAGCCTCTGGCTCTTTCCATGCCTGTCCCCGTTGCACTGCTACCGCCTGCCGGCGAGGTGGGCATCTGGGCTCCCGCGTGGCCGCTAGAGGGTGCTGCTCCCACATGCAAGAACCACGCGTGGCCCTGTGCACAAGGCACGAGCCCCGGGCTGGGTcagcagctgcatccagctgcacCCAGCAGTCGCGTGGGTTCCTcaagcagctgctgcccctgggaGCCATACAGCCACAGGGAGTGATAAGGAGGACAAGGGCCAAGACACCAGCTgctttgctcccaggtgcactgttGGCTTTACAAAAAACACTCACCAGACCAAAGGGCGGgcacgctccagcagacctgCACCCTCTCCTGAGGCATGGGGTCATCCGCACCCCCCTCCTGATCatcctgggggcaggcagggggggcagtgctgctctcctccacaccagccagcAAGACACACCCTCCAGGATCTCCAGCACTCTTGCCCTTTGCACCCCgagccccccagcctggcacccctgCTCCCGTGCAAGGGAGTTGCTTGCTATAGGGTTCAGCAACCGGTCCCGTTTCATCTGGGCAGCTGCGGCCTTTGGTTCGCAGGGCAACCCCCCAGCAGCTCAGACATCTCAGTCGGGCCCAAAGAAGCCCAGGCAGTGCCCAGCACCCTGAGATTTCCAATGGGCAGTGCCTTCCCCTGGCAGCCGGCACCagcagccagagctctggctccCTCCTGACAATCTGCCACACAGCCCTGAAGGAGTATTTTAACCGTGGAAGCGCCTGCTGCTGTGGTCACAGCGGCACTTTGCCCGCAGTCCCTGCTCTCCAGCCAGCATCTCTCCCTGGTTCTGCAATGCCTTGGGTTTTAAATGGGGTCTGTGCAGTGGCTGAGACATGCTGGTAACAGAGCCAGGGAGCCTGCACGGCCTCTACAGCTGCAGGCTCCCCAAAACCCAGCAACCCTGGAAAACCCTCCCCACGGCCCATTGCCAAAGGATCGATCGCCTGCCCTGGCACCTATCCTGCCTTGCAGAACACCACATAACGCAAATGAGTGCCTCACAGGCTTGGTCCTTTTGTTTTATGCCCTTAATGCACCCGTTTCCTCAGTGCCCCAGCTGGTGGGGGGTCCTTATGGGGTATCCTTCCAGGGTGCACTAGTTGATGAGGGGGTCCTTACAGGATGTCCTTACAAGGTGCGTCAGCTGATGGGTGTCATTTCAGGGGTCCTTATGGGGCACATCAGCTGATGGGGTGTCATTACTAGGGTCCTTATGGGCTGCATCAACTGATGGGTTGTCATTATGGTGGGCATTACGGGGTGCACCAGCTGATAGGGTGTCCTTATGGGATGCACCAGCTGATGGGTTGTCATTATGGTGGGCATTACGGGGTGCCCCAGCTAATGGGGTGTCCTTATGGGATGCACCAGCTGATGGGTTGTCATTATGGTGGGCATTACGGGGTGCCCCAGCTAATGGGGTGTCCTTATGGGATGCACCAGCTGATGGGTTGTCATTATGGTGGGCATTACGGGGTGCCCCAGCTAATGGGGTGTCCTTATGGGATGCACCAGCTGATGGGTTGTCATTATGGTGGGCATTACAGGGTGCACCAACTGATGGGGTGTCATTACGGGGGTCCTtatgggatgcattagctgatgggGTGTCCTTATGGGGTGCCCCAGCTAATAGGGTGTCATTCCGGGGTCCCCCAGCTGCCGGGGTGTCCCTCTGGCCTCGTCTGCTCAACAAGGGTCCGCTAAAGCACCCGGCTGAGCGaggcggggctggaagggacctgccgAGCGCATCCACCCCAGCCCCGCGCAAAGCGccccgagccgagccgggccagGCCGAGCCGCGAGGCTGTCCCGGGACGGGCGGCTGCTGCCCCGGTGCAGGGGTGTGAAAGccgggggaaaggaaaggaggcgGCAGGAGCCCGAGCGGGTCTTGCAGCCGGGGGGAAGCCGGCGGCAGCGGGCTCCGGCCGCGAGAGGGAGCCGCCCGGGCGGAGCCGGGGCCGCAGCGATGGAGCAGCGGGGCTTCGTGCCGCCGGGCCGGGCACTGGGCACTTGGCAGTGCGGGGGGATCTCGGGTTTGCCCCTTCAGGAAGGGGCAGCGCTGCTGGGCTCGAGTCCCCGGGCCCCCTTGCACCCCGAGCCGCCAGCCTGGCACCCCCGCTCCCGTGCAAGGGCACAGCTTGGCACAAGTCTCAGCAACCCGCTCCGGTTTCATCTGGGCAGCTGCGGCTCTGGCTTTGCAGGGCAGCTcccctggagcagcccctgtcGCCCCTTGGGCAGGACACACTCATGCCCGGCCCCCCCAAGACGGGTCCTGGAAGTGGCCAGGTTGAattccccctgcacacacacacacgtacacacttGGAGGTTGGATGCAGAAACCTGCCTAATTCAGATAAGCCCCTCGGACAACTCCCAACATGTCTGCGCGGTGCAAAAGCCGGACCCCCTGGCTTTGGTTTCCATGAGACAGATGGGGGATTGCATGTGCGGGTACCGAGCGGATGTGTTGTGAAACACTAGTGCTCCCCGCAGGACACAATTCCCTGGTCACGCTGAAACGGGGGGTTTTCTTTCCCTACCTGCTcagagctgggattggggccTAGCAAAGGAGTCAGGCTTTAGCCTGAAAATGCTGGAGGGCCGacacaggggctgctccagcctccctcTGCCCGGCTCTCACACACCAAGGCAGCAGAGCTGTTGAACTGGAGGGAGGAAAAATAACCCAGCTGTAACAATGGCCAAATTATACTGCTGGTAGATGATTAACAGCCTGCCCAGCATGCTGCCTTTGCCAGCTTCTCTTGGTGGACAGCACCAACGGCGGTGCCCAGGCACTGGGGATGTGCACTCGAAAGGCCTGGCATGGTACATGGCTGAGCTGCTCCAAAAGTGTCATCCTCCCTGTGCACACAACTGCAGTGTCTTGCAAAAGCAAGACAGGCCAAAATCCTGGGATTTAGCCTGAAATGGGGGCGCCTTTCTGGAGGAAGGGTTAATGCTTGGAATGGGGGAAAACGCACATAAAATCCCCTAAAGGGCAGAATCTGGGAAATGAGGGAAGGGAACAAAGTGGATAACAGCCTGACTTGGCCTGGGACAGCTGCCTAGATGCCCCAGGCAGGCCCCTTATTATGCCACGCCCACCAAGTGCCATTTTGCTCCAAAAAGCCTCAAATTTACCCTTAAAATGCAAAAAAgggtgcaaatctgccctgctCCCATGCAGAATCCCCTTTGCAGCTAGCAAGTGAAATATGAGAGGGCTGGAGCCAAGCCTGTGCGTCTGAGATGAAAATACTGACCAGGTTTAGGGGCACCAGCTTTGTTTGGGGAAAGGGGGATAAAATGGGCGAAAGggccccaaagcagaggcaggggaaggccGGGCTGCCGGATCTTATTCCCCAAGACCCTCTGCTAGATGGGGATGTGCAGGGTTTCACCCAAAGATAGCCCATTTTGTTAAGCCTTTGAATATTCAAATTGAAAGTATCGCGCAATCATTGATTGTCAAATCATTGGTTTCTAGAGGTTTTAAATACTTGGCATTAGAGAAGAAAATCTCAAACTTATATCCGTAGGTATAAAACATTAATATTGTCGTCTCCACCTGGAATCTGCACAATGCGATCGGGTAGGTTTTTCCCCCTTATTTTAAAATTACTCTTCTCTTGTCACCTTCTTCCTCTGCATCTAGGACCTGAGGTTGGGGATTCTTCTGCTGCAACATCAGCTGCTGGGGAAGGTGCTTTGTGGTCCCACACAGCATGTCGGGTAAGttcccttttcattttttctccCCCATTTTGGGGGCTGTTTTTAATGCAGATccatgattttttaattttttcccccctctttggggttcactttcccttccaagaaaaaaaaaaaaaagtggcagacagggaggtggggaggagaaggagaaaaaaaaagagagaaagtgaCTGATTTTGTTATGCAAAGTGCAATCAAATCAGGCTTTTCGATGGATCCAACTGGATCTCCTGGGCTCTGATAAACAGGAGCTGTAGCATAACATACACACCCACCCAGGAGGCGAGATGCAGAGGGCAGGCAGACGTGTCTGTGCACAGGAATGCAGGGGCTCTAGCGACCCATTGTTACCAGGATTTCAGCTtgttcaacaacaacaaaaaaagaaagaaaagaaaaaaaaaaaagcccagccaAGCCCCGCTGCTGATCCCTGCCACCGCCGTGCGAGCCCCTGCCTGCAGCGCGCCCGGCTGGGGCGCTCCTGCCCGGCTCCGGGGCGGGCAGCGGCGGGCTGCGGGCTGCGGGCTCGGCCGGCCGGCCAGCCGGCCAGCGGGGTGTCCCGCCGGGGGGGGCTGCGGGCAGGgggctcccgctcccgctcccgctgcTCCCGGCTGGCCAGCGGCGGCGCTGCCGGGCAGCTCCCGCGGCCGAGCCGGGCGCCCGGGGCTGCAGGCGAGCTCCGCCCCGGGCACGGGCACTCCGCCGGGGCAGcgggctccggctccggctcccagCCGGCTGGCccgggagagggagggggctcaTCCGCAGCTGGAAGCGGGGGATccagatgtgcttctggtccaggGGTGCCGCAGAGAGAAGGGGTGCGCCCCCCACCCCGACAAGGGAGGGTGCagccccttctgccccagccccgaCCAGCTGGGGGCCTTTGGCAGGAGGATGGGCAGAGCCCTTGGGGTGACCCTGCCTGGTCCTTAAAGTGACCGGCTCCTGGagtgctgctgcttggttgaaTACAGCAGGTGCACTCCCCACCGCCGTGTCCCTCCAGGACCCTGAAGCCCCAGCACCTCCAGTGGGTTGGGGGCTCCCTGGAGCTCTGCTCGGCTCCACCAAGTCAGTGTCTTGGTAGCTGTGCCAAGCCGTGGAAGGCCGTGCATCTGCTGGCCCCGGGGGCAGTCCTGCTGCATGCACGAGCTGCCCGTTAGGCTTGACCTCACCCAGAAGATGCAGTGTTGGAAAGCCGTGACCTTAAACACCGCTTTCCCCAGGGTGGACAAGGTCTGGGTGTGCAGAGCTGGCCACCACTGATTAGCCTGCTCTTACAGCAATGGCTGCACCCATCTCTCCTGGTTCCTAGGTCATGTTTAATTTACGATTAGCACAGGTCCTAACATGATCTGTTTTCCCAGGGTAGATGAGGCTTACAGGGCTATTGGCATGCATAAAGCTAACCCTGCTGGATTAGGGCCCAAGCCAGGTTATATGAGAGCTCTCCTCTTAAATGCAACGGTTCTGCCCCCAGATTCCAGGAAGCCAGGCTTCTCCCTTTCAGCTTGTTGATGGAGAACAGACTGGAAACAGGAAGATAAATAGTCTCGCAGCCCCTCACTTTGTATCTCAATAGACACCTCTCGCTGTGGACAGCCCGGGGTCCTCCGTGAAAGCCTTTCACAGTGAAGACATCTCTCTAATGATGATGTGACTGTGTAGGGAATGTTACTGCACAGGCCCCTGGGACTAGG
It includes:
- the POU2AF2 gene encoding POU domain class 2-associating factor 2 → MSIDFSLNGKAHAGSLPEPLQNLKGRIYSSAQYGNRLLFHLLYPLLELCFLCSVPTDYSKRIYQGVRVKHTVKDLLAEKRSRQSSGSRFSGSTSSPQSSFVQMSGSPTMSGYYGMRRPFASELDFHSTKQLPSEVYASPLAAKPFPGDSSAVQGYPPLLDPYFSDQYGDYRTPPGTSSLFGTSSLAPLLPPFPNDQAHFLIRDSWEQTMPDSLNPPDVTCSDSLQTLSTATSCLPHESSGASQYRGSSWSSSLPGAQSYSLHALEDVHYASGYPGTSPYSFPSFMTVPNDLTPKMIHLSSDEVSDTTSLHDNSSWGKEDGSPVWGTYECRRTY